A DNA window from Chryseobacterium scophthalmum contains the following coding sequences:
- a CDS encoding helix-turn-helix transcriptional regulator, which yields MLKTSNTDAETSKSYLYLFVGYYLKGNFSKSIFYAKKADSLFLEQHSLEGGFIASYYLSLSYHKSGVMQKATQYMSKAEKTAQKSDNPYLAAMTLKLKAISLENEKKFDAAIPYRVRCNNYSQKSSDKNFPQFAISEFAFSRCYLAFDYLKIGNVEEAEKQISSFESTYDISQFSDEFNWRSEIYYVCKAVIAAKEKDKKSAADYFDKAIDIARKSEMDERLTVLLEQRLKLNIDTSEKREVLFAEFVTRKDHSKKESIKVINGEINRQDINLEHQKEYKYIFILLAVILSVGVLVFKRRKRKKQKIYFEEIIKELERNKKKESFDVIEDNNDEEVVSDCEDPKSHLILDATKIDLLKKLEKFEKGKAFTAKNFTKSTFVSILDTNTKYINCILKEHRGKSFNEYINDLRIKYILEYLHENPESSKYKLTHLSDLAGFSSHSYFTKVFTKKTKITPSKFISSLAEKNKNVDEM from the coding sequence ATGCTTAAGACATCTAATACTGATGCTGAAACTTCTAAAAGCTATCTTTACCTTTTTGTTGGGTATTATTTAAAAGGGAATTTTAGTAAAAGTATTTTCTATGCTAAAAAAGCTGATTCTTTATTCCTGGAGCAGCATTCATTAGAAGGAGGTTTTATTGCCAGTTATTATTTGTCTCTGTCTTATCATAAGTCCGGGGTTATGCAAAAAGCCACTCAATATATGAGTAAGGCAGAAAAAACTGCTCAAAAATCAGATAATCCTTATTTAGCTGCAATGACGTTGAAACTAAAGGCGATTTCTTTAGAAAATGAAAAAAAGTTTGATGCAGCCATTCCATATCGTGTACGCTGTAATAATTATTCTCAAAAAAGCTCAGATAAAAACTTCCCTCAATTTGCCATCTCTGAATTTGCCTTTTCAAGATGTTATTTGGCTTTCGATTACCTCAAAATAGGCAATGTAGAAGAAGCTGAAAAACAGATTTCTTCTTTTGAATCTACATATGATATTTCGCAATTTTCTGACGAGTTTAATTGGAGGTCAGAAATATATTACGTGTGTAAAGCTGTGATTGCGGCTAAAGAAAAAGATAAGAAAAGTGCAGCAGATTATTTTGATAAAGCAATTGATATTGCCAGAAAAAGTGAAATGGACGAGAGATTAACTGTTTTATTAGAACAGCGTTTAAAGCTTAATATTGATACTTCAGAAAAAAGAGAGGTGCTTTTTGCTGAATTTGTAACACGTAAAGATCATTCTAAAAAAGAAAGCATCAAAGTTATTAACGGGGAAATTAATAGACAGGATATTAATCTGGAGCATCAAAAAGAATATAAATATATTTTTATTTTACTTGCTGTTATTCTGTCGGTTGGTGTTTTGGTGTTTAAAAGGAGAAAAAGAAAAAAGCAAAAAATATATTTTGAAGAGATTATAAAAGAACTTGAAAGGAATAAAAAGAAAGAAAGCTTTGATGTAATAGAAGATAATAATGACGAAGAAGTTGTTTCGGATTGCGAAGATCCAAAATCACATTTAATATTAGATGCAACAAAAATAGATTTATTAAAAAAACTGGAAAAGTTTGAAAAAGGAAAAGCTTTTACAGCTAAAAACTTCACAAAAAGTACTTTTGTAAGTATTTTGGATACGAATACAAAATATATAAACTGTATTTTAAAAGAACATCGGGGTAAATCGTTTAATGAATATATTAATGATTTAAGAATTAAATATATTCTCGAATATCTTCATGAAAACCCAGAAAGCAGTAAATACAAACTTACGCATCTCTCAGATTTGGCTGGTTTTTCTTCACATAGCTATTTTACAAAAGTCTTCACTAAAAAAACTAAAATTACCCCATCAAAATTTATCTCTTCATTAGCGGAAAAAAATAAAAATGTCGACGAAATGTAA
- a CDS encoding response regulator transcription factor: MKTIPIAVVDDHTLMSKALENMIVENPQYRVIMNHPNGEDFIEALEKAPELPAVVLMDINMPFKNGIETTEWLSEHYPDIKVIALTMEDDEKILIKMLKAGAKGYLLKDMQPSILFQAIDTVFEKGSFYTDFVAQKLLQVKAEDTKIASLLSELKGREIDFIKWACTELTYKEIADKMFVSPKTIDGYRDSVFIKLDIKNRVGLVLFAMKHNLC; this comes from the coding sequence ATGAAAACAATTCCGATAGCCGTTGTTGATGATCACACTTTAATGTCAAAAGCGTTAGAAAACATGATTGTAGAAAATCCTCAGTATCGTGTGATTATGAATCATCCGAATGGGGAAGATTTTATTGAAGCTCTTGAAAAAGCTCCAGAACTACCTGCTGTAGTTTTGATGGATATCAATATGCCTTTTAAAAACGGGATTGAAACCACAGAATGGCTTTCAGAACATTATCCTGATATCAAAGTAATTGCATTGACGATGGAAGATGACGAAAAAATACTGATCAAAATGCTGAAAGCCGGAGCAAAAGGATATTTATTGAAAGATATGCAGCCTTCGATACTTTTTCAGGCAATTGATACCGTATTTGAAAAAGGAAGTTTTTACACCGATTTTGTTGCTCAGAAGCTATTACAAGTAAAAGCTGAAGATACTAAAATCGCATCTTTACTTTCAGAATTAAAAGGCAGAGAAATAGATTTTATCAAATGGGCTTGTACAGAACTTACCTATAAAGAAATTGCAGACAAAATGTTTGTAAGTCCTAAAACAATCGATGGTTACAGAGATTCTGTTTTTATTAAATTAGATATCAAAAATAGAGTGGGTCTCGTACTTTTTGCGATGAAACATAACTTATGTTGA
- a CDS encoding sensor histidine kinase produces the protein MEENKLVIIFTFTLLIIVLTMIFVYVIFIQKKTRLLIAQKEKDMRFEKELATSQIEMKEQTLNYIGQELHDDLGQKLSVVRLRQNQLIAKMRDSEKEELVELNELLGECIQDIRDLSKTLITEQVIHFGLIESLEREISKIQKLRLLKIELITQKHDIDIMPKHGLILFRIIQESINNILKHSKAKNVSIKIEDDHEKLDILISDNGKGFNTNLKKDGSGLKNMELRAKIIHAEFSIQSEPDKGTQTSITYYKNL, from the coding sequence ATGGAAGAAAACAAATTGGTCATAATATTTACATTTACTTTATTGATTATCGTATTAACGATGATTTTCGTTTACGTGATTTTCATTCAAAAGAAAACAAGATTATTGATTGCTCAGAAAGAAAAAGATATGCGGTTTGAAAAAGAATTGGCAACATCTCAAATCGAAATGAAAGAGCAGACCTTAAATTATATTGGTCAGGAATTGCATGATGATTTAGGTCAAAAACTTTCTGTCGTCCGTTTAAGGCAAAACCAATTGATTGCTAAAATGAGAGACTCCGAAAAGGAAGAATTGGTAGAATTAAACGAATTGTTAGGGGAATGTATTCAGGATATCCGTGATTTGTCGAAGACATTGATTACAGAGCAGGTAATTCATTTCGGATTAATAGAGTCTTTGGAAAGAGAAATCAGTAAAATCCAGAAATTAAGACTGCTCAAAATAGAGCTGATCACGCAAAAGCATGATATTGATATTATGCCAAAACATGGTTTGATTCTTTTCAGAATTATTCAGGAAAGTATAAACAATATCTTGAAGCATTCTAAAGCGAAAAATGTTTCTATAAAAATTGAAGATGACCACGAGAAATTAGACATTCTGATTTCTGATAACGGAAAAGGGTTTAATACAAACCTTAAAAAAGATGGTTCCGGATTAAAAAATATGGAATTGAGAGCAAAAATTATTCATGCAGAATTTTCCATTCAATCTGAACCTGATAAAGGAACTCAAACTTCAATAACCTATTACAAAAACCTATAA
- a CDS encoding DUF3127 domain-containing protein, producing MELQGTVKKITDVQTFASGFQKREMVILTQEQYPQPINIEFLQDKINLLDSLKEGENVKVGINIRGREWVSPQGETKYFNSITGWRVEKVLDNGSEPTQASPSHSAAPVSNDNPFAGDDDDDLPF from the coding sequence ATGGAATTACAAGGAACAGTAAAGAAAATCACTGATGTTCAAACATTTGCGAGTGGTTTCCAAAAAAGAGAAATGGTTATTCTTACACAAGAGCAATATCCACAGCCAATCAACATCGAATTTTTACAGGATAAAATAAATTTGCTGGATTCTTTGAAAGAAGGAGAAAATGTAAAAGTAGGCATCAACATCAGAGGTAGAGAATGGGTTTCACCACAGGGAGAAACTAAGTATTTCAACTCTATTACAGGATGGAGAGTAGAAAAAGTTTTGGATAATGGTTCTGAACCTACCCAAGCTTCTCCGTCTCACTCTGCAGCTCCGGTTTCAAATGACAACCCTTTTGCTGGTGACGATGATGATGATTTACCTTTTT